AGAGTACCTTGGAAGGTTCAGAGAGATGCATGCTTACCGCGGCTGAGGTGGGTGTGCCAGTGCCATGGCTGCCAAAGCTATCATGGCTTTGCTTCTCCTGCACCGTCCACAAGAGCTTCCTGGACTGAACGTCCTGGACCAGCAGCAGAGCCAGGAAGAGAAGACAGACCAGTGCCATGGCCCTTCTTCCTGCGTGCATCATTGTTTCGGCCAAAGAAAGAACTGTCGCTGGTTGCTCTGATCTGATCTCCTTCCTGCAATCCTGCCTGCCTTTGTTTCTTCTCTCAGTTGCTGCTTTGTTGCCGTGGCCAACATAAGCAGGAagaacatatgtatatataagcaATGGAGATTGTAGAGGGAGGGAGACGATCGACGGGGGTTTAATTTCTTGGGAAAATATATTTCATGTGCAGTGCGCATGCGCTATCTCCGACGAGATAGTAGCagtaaaacaaaaaattggtCCGTGTGCCTCACCTCGATCGAGGTGCTAGAATCTATGATCCGATACCGATAGGCAGCCCGATTAGCCGTCCAAGCTACCATCTCAAATTAGCGTAATCAACAAGGGTTATACTCAAATTAGCGTAGGTCACCTAGCTCTGTGTAAACAACTTAAAAAGTAAGTCGTTATACGTTGACGTACATTTACCATACGACTAACTCTTTAGACAGCTGACATGGGGTCTTCGTATGTGAAGAAATAGCTAACAATTGTATTGGAGCTTAGTACATAATCTAAGAGATAAGATATAGGCAAAAcaatatattatggtgaatatAATTTCTACAAATAGTATCTATATTTATTGATTGAACCTACTAATAGATACTAAGTATTGTGAGAGTTTATTACACTAGTGtctactccctctgattgtaaatgtagatcgttttagtctcctcaactattatctaaatataagtcattctcaaacttctatacacttttttctcttttgttcttttcttactcttgtttaataaatactatcactctcacaaatgaatgagttattttttccaatacaaaataaataaagggcaacaaggtcatttgatccactttcttaatccttatgtataagtctaaaacgacctacatttgcaatcggagagAGTAAATGATATTAAAGAATAAAATATTACCATCTTCGTTCTAAAATAGATGTCGTCCTAGAATACGCGTAGTCAAACTTTAGAAAATTTTGAttactaatatacacaaaactattaCTACATCCGTTCTGAAATAGATGTCATCCTAAAATGCATACAGTCAAACTTTAGAAATTTTGACTACTAATATAATCAAAACTATTAGGATTTGTCATATAAAAACAATAGTAATAAATTTGTCATGaaaatactttaacatcatctaattCAACTTTTATCAAGAGGTAGTTGTCAAAAGTAATAATCAAACGTGCTTGTTAGAGATCATGTCGATATCCTGAATAATAAGTAAAAGAGAACAGAGGTAGTAAGATTTGgcatatgaaaatgataataatgaaattgttataaaaaatattttaacatcatctaatttttattaatttttatgaAGAGATAGTTATCGAAACTAATAATTAAATATGCTTGTTGATTACTATATCGACATCCTGAATGATACTGTACTAAGGAGAGATAGTCCACGGTCTTAAACCTCGAGGAGTGAAACGATCAGATAACCCGTGTTCCCGGTTCACCGCCAATGTTTCGTGTTGACTTTTGTAACGTTTGCACCGAGTATCTTTACTCTAGCGAGAACACGACCCGGTATAGCGGCCTGCACGGCTGCACGTCCGAGGCCGGGCACATACCAAGGCAGAAAAATAAATGTGATCGACCAAGGGGAGGGATGAGCAGGGAGACACGAGCAAGGAAGATTGAGAAACGGAAGTAAATGGCATtgggttgagagagagagagaccattGCATCGGGAGGTGCACGACGACTGGCTAATCAATGGGTTCAAACCAAAAGTCAAATCGCAATGCAGACGCAGGCCATGCACGAGCTTCCATTCCCTTCTCCTTGCAGGGTTGGCAGCGTCTGGACATCGTTGGTGAAGGCGCCGTCCATGCCTTCCCACAGGAAACCAAATTAGCACATGTCTATGCATTCACACGTGTCATGTGTGGAGAGTATTTGTTAGATGCCATGGTTGAAGGACTTGATTATCATCAAAGACCCGAGCTTGAGTTTAGTGGGCTTGGCTCGAGCTCGCGGCAAGCTCGAGCTGGGTTTGAGTGAGTTTAAGGGTATATTTGGTTGGCAACAATAATTTGTAACAGTTTGTAACGTTTAAGGTGAGATAATTTTGATTAGCTTAGGAACTTGTCTCATTCGTAGCTATAGTTACGACAAGATTCTATTCAAGCTACCTGGGCCCTATGTGtcaattattaaaaaaagaagtTCATTTTTGttcctcaattttttttaccaaaatcctatatgattttagaaactttAATACCCGACAACTTTGATCCCTGAACAGTTCAAATCGGACATTTTTAGACCTCGAGCCCACTCAAAAATGGTTTTGCTCCAACGTGACGCAGACATTGAGGTGTTTTGCTGTGTGGCATTGATGTAGGAGCACTATCATCAAATATGTAGCAGGACTCACCACCAGTAAGGTTATTcccccccctcctctctcaTTTCTAACCAAGCTCCACTAGGCCACCACTAGTTATCTTTTGTTTATTATCTTCTTCCTCCGGCGGGGTCACACCGACGCTTAATCTCCCACACCACGTGCGCTACCGCCTAGAGTCTTGCTGCTCTGCTGCTCCATTCATGTAGTTCCATCCACTGGCCTTGTGCTTGAGCCTTCAAGGAGTTGCCGTCAGCCCCGTGCTCGTGCCACTGTAGACCATCACTAAGAGGTTTATTCCCCTATGCCATGGGCAGCACGTCGCCGCGCTCACTAACTGTGCCCATGGCCTCTCTCATGTCGACGCACTCCACTGGACCCGAGCCCGTGGCCTTTGAGCTCGAGCGGTAGATGCTATGCATACTCACTTCATCAAAAGATAAATGAAATGACAGGAGTTAGAGGGCAAGCAGGTAGCCGGGGTGGCACGTCCTCTACGACAATGGCTAGCTTCGGCATCACAGAGTAGACAAGGCAGCAACAGGGAAGATGTTCTTTCTGCTGGTGAGGGAGAAGGGGCACACATCATTCTTTCAATAAGGGAAGGATTGCAACGAGCGTGCGGCAGCGCTGAGCAAGGACCTGGCAGCACCATGGATTTGGATAGATAAAGGCTAACAAGTTGGtccttattatttttttgttgaatttggTGACTGGACTGTAATGCCAACTAAAAACCATCATACCGGGTGAAACCATCGCCACGTCAGCTACAAACCAGCTTCAAATAGGCTAAATGGTCTAAAATGTCTAGTCTAAATAGTTCAAGGGTCAGAGTTGTCTGATATTAGAGTTTGAGAGCTAAAATTAGACTTGTGATAGTTCAAGGGCAAAAATTAGACTTCTTCCTTCAGAAGAGTGTGACAAAATTCTCTTAGGCTTACCAAAGTGTGCCAAACATTTTGGGCACCTAACCTTAGGCGAGTtggcatttttttttggaaaatggtGGCAACCTTCATCAAGCATGCCCTAGGTTAGGTTTGACTTTGGAGATTGGCTTGGTCAAACATTGAGATCAATTTGAGTAAGCTCGGTAACAAGAGCACATTTGTCTTCCACGTCTGAAAGCTAATAGGAAGACATAAGCTTAGAGTGGCTCGAGTAAGCTTGCTAATAGTATAAGGTTAGCTTGAGTAAGCTCCATAGTGTAATTTAGTGTAGGATCGAGAGTGACGActggaggggggaggggggggcgAATATGCgcctaaatattttttttgaaaaattgatggtcttctcctattcaaTCACCCGAAAACTCTAAATCAACCCAGAAAATCCAGAGAGTCTGGGGAAATGAGCAAAGAGTCCGAATTTTCCGAGGTTATCGGAGAAATAAGCAGAGAGTCCAGAGTTTCCAAAGAACTAAGTGGAGAGTCCGAAGTTTTAGCAGAACAACAATCAAAAAGTGAGTATCATGGTTGGAATTGAATACTAGGTCCTATAGTGACccaatccatgactcatcaCCCCATAAAGGCTGAAACTTGCAAAGGAAATCCAAAGATATGGCAAGATAGACACTGGGCAACGACACTCCGAGTTGATTGTACAGAGGTAAGGGGACTCAAAACCTACTAGTgtacatgagtatgtgaatttttatacctctagcaactagaagaGTAACTTTGCAAAATGGGTAAAAACACAGTtccaaaggaaaaataaaaatcaacagaAAACTAGAAAAACCTACACAAAGGCAAGGGTACCAAAAGCAAgagactagaagaagatgaacaagatcacttgcaagaaaataaacttcatttcaAATAGAGGATAACCCTCTTTTCGACAGATTACAGAAGTTcttctctcacaaaagctctagccTATTACAAAGAATAAGCCTACTATTTTTTCTTCTCCAATACTTAACTTAActctaggctctcaaatggctcGCTTAAGGCTCTtcctagccctacccctctatttataggcctagaaaatttgaaccctaagtttcctagttttttcctaaaatacccctcccatgtagtacactcctacctaccatcaaagatattttggtctattttcttctcaattTATCGGACGGCCGcggtgccttcatgacttaggttcgTCTTGATGCAAGCTttacgatggtgccacgtactccacTAGTCCTCCTATGGTTTTaagccaaaccgcaaaaccctctacacgcttttcaaagcgtgacATGCCGCTTGCTTACAcattaagcaagcgctctgatgtcaaCGATCCTAACTGTctgcaagtctctcccactccctaTCCCTCAGGCCACCTTGTCATTTGCACTACATCTCTttcatttgactttgtcaacacgccgtcttcatccatctttcAAACTTTGCTTAACCTCCACGTGTAttgctaggatcacccttgactccgcctggcctctttgatcgtccggcactaagcaccccacttggccctgatcacccgccgtcgaccgccaagctgcatctatcacctgcacatcacGAGACGAgcaaacacatatttccaaCCCCATCTacagttagtctataatcaaaatgctcaattgaaaactcaaatcaactcagagcatatttcaattgaaattcaaattctGCTCAACTGCGGACTCTCCGAAGAAAAGAGCGCACACTCCGCAAAAATATGGACTCTCCACAGAACCTAGGCAATCCgaaactcgacaaaccaaatcgataaccttatcaatcactcattacatataaactaagacacattttaacttagtttctcaatctcccctttgatgagtgcattgacaaaacctcaaaacaaaaatatttggGTTTGATGAGAtgaagcacatccaagtgaccaaaactcgaaaaagagtaaaaaacatatcacttgacataagaaggattgcaaaatgctgaagagaagcaaagacaagccaaaaccttaaaagagcaagaaaaacataaaaactaaaaaacaaatgccccccttgatgaatgcacatttttcatttttctttgaggtttgttgcaaattttctcttttctcatctttgaagcatatttatgcatattctcatctttgtgcatatgctcttccactttggcaatgcaaacatcaaggatacaagataATAttaaagatgtgcaaatgaaatgtaAGCCCACAAAACTTcatatatagatcacaaagcacttgtaaggactagagatgtcaaaacactatgagaagtaaacaatataactcaaaggcacacaaagtctcgaagtgagttaatgtcacaagcaccaggagtgaagcaagttttaatcatgttgttcaattatctaaaagatgtcaccataaaaacatccacagtttcatgatcagtgcaaagattagaaaaactactgctatgtcaagttcaaactaggcaactaAGTTCAACCCAATAGGCTATGCAAACAcacacatatcaatccaagcctcgGTTTGAtaacatgaaaaagaacattcttaacacattaaaaagcacaagttaactctcttatttgatcatttaactattcTCAGGTGAGatttaagcaaccatgggtttacttctttggcaaaccacatgaagctttaagccaccatattggattcaattttaacccaaaacttgatcatttattttattaagttaacatagaattcaagatatacgatttttcacaaagccaaaacaagttgtgctTTTACAACAcaaaaagagcacatgctctctcAAGGGTAAATCATGGGCTAAATAGACAAAGATCAAAGACCCccaatccgctgaactgaacaaagtgacctagcacaagcttttcacagaactatccctaatttaagcactgatcaagctaaagcaaatactcaatGGTGATAAGAGATTATGTTcaaatttcaagttcattcttagaaaagacaagcttgttcaacagattttatatcatgtttcaataagagcctaagctagcacaaattattatatattcactacacttagcacaaattcacaactagtgcaaaaaatatataagtgaagcttgctaatattattatattacaaaattctatgcaatgcaaatgcaataaaagtaagatagaataTGTACAAATGATAACTCTCCCTCACATAATattatagggatggcacacactaaGCTCTCCTCTTAAATAGGTAAATCTTGTAGCATCTAaaggcttggtgaatatatcggctagctggtgttgggtatctatgtagctcaactccaTATCTCCCTactcattgtggtctcttagaaagtggaatatcacatctatgtatttggttctggagtgttgaactaggttgttggctaagcttatggtacTGGTGTTGTCACGCAAAAAAGTAGTATACTTCTGAAATTCAACCCAGAATCACTCAAaatagcaaccatccacaaaatttgTGAGCAACATCTAACAGCAGCTATATATTCAACTTTAGCAGTAGACTGCACAACGTTAGACTGTTTGTGAGAAGACCAGCACACAAGATAAGTACCCAAGAAGTGATAAGTACCAGAGATACTTTTCTTGTCAATTCTACAGCTAACAAAATCTGCTCCAAAAAACCTCAAAGAAACAAcaaagaggaagcagaaaacaaaagcctatactcgagagtgtgcatCAGGTACCTCATAATGCGTTTCactgcttggcggtgagacgtcctcggtgaagcctagAAGTGAGCACACATGCAAATGACAAAGTGGATGTCGAGTCTTGTTGTCGTCAAATACAGGAGAGAGCCGATCATTCTTTCTCACAAGAAAGTGTGACcaaagagtagcgagagaaatcattaacaatgaaaagaacatacaacttcccacccgccgaacgaaTCCGAGAAGGatcaacagtgtccatatggagaagttcttccggtcgttcagtcatcaccagactgactggtgggtgggaggTAACAACCATCTTGCCGTGTTGACAAGGAGTACAAAGaagatttttctcaaacttgagcttagacaatcctcggatcaaacctaggcactcaaacgagtaagcaaatcaaagctcatgtgccctaatctactatgccacatccaaagctcagaagaatgTGGAACAAtcaaacaatgagaagaaccaggagactaaaaaaattaccccCCAAAACTCtctcaactcgagaaatctttcaaatcaagcaccagaagaatcgagaactcgagaagtatcgcgtttgaaacaCACTTCTAAGTCTTCATCCAACAACTAAGATACATAGAgaaggttgtatcccagatgctccgcTAAAGCTatatccttgagagtgaaactctcattcactcttaccatacctttggctttctcCCTTCCTTTCTGATCATCTCCGAATGTGATGCACTCGTGTCGCTTCAtgggggtgaggctagagaaccatgatgaatcttcaGTCATGTAGCGCAAGCAACTGGAGTCAATGaaccacttgttctccaggcctccacctgccacctacatatgagaagaataataggtggatgactTAGTACTgtggttagtcaaaaacctcttgggaatccagtatcAGGTCATCTGTCCTAAAGTGGTAAAAGCATATGCAGTTAAAACAAGTCTAGTACGCTGAGGGCGAGTACCATgatgaggaaaatgtggtccaccaaagcgctgagactcaaagcctcttacacgtggaccaaaatgATATGAGTAATGGCAAAATCCACGTCAGGCAACACCTATAGGAAGAGAAAGCGTTAGGGACATATGAGTGGaagcgaggaaaaggctcatgtacaccaacagaggagCGGTTCATGTCCCGAGTGCttcactcccactcacaccactcatctctcctacggcgaaagcaaaacccaaccaagtgaccctttTTTGGCAGTAGGTGGTAGCGTCTCTAGGGAAATCAACTGCCGATCACTCGAGGCTCTCTCataggctctctcatcttaggctgtggagctctcttggatTGTGGTGCAGATTTCTTCTTTATGGATTGAAGaatgggtttcttgatgggttgtggtgtgacatttatttttgacttctcagcttctagtgtagtaggtgtggtgaacacagtcttacgcTCTCCGCTGTAAGCCACCATCTCAAAATCTAATCCAATAGCCAAACCTGctttgtcagcacacatcttggtctttaccaagatcaaattcattttccctttgccctctgagcacttTTCCGCCAGAGAAAGGATATATtcattctcagtcaaaagcttttaaACTTGTCCTCTAACTCAGCTAAGTTTTTCCTGAAAGATAGTGCATGTGGAACAATTTGGTTGCACATTCTTAGAACtcccaacactctccaatctagactctagctccttcagacCCTTGTCTTTTAgctcaacatcctttgcaagcaaaagaCAATTCTTACAAGCATCAAAGAGAGTAGACTTAGaatcctcctcaaggagcttcttctcggcactctcaagctgactaatgacttgagcatgcacattatgaAGCTCGACAAGTTCAGCTATGACAATCAGGTAGCTCTCACACTCATCAATGTCGAGCTTAAACCTAAGCAATGTAAGTTCAGTAGAGATAGACTCACACTTAGGCCTAAGAtctttcaactcacgcacaactttcttaagtaacctatcctttAACTCACGCACATCATTATTCAAagtatcgacttggatgaaaagctggtcgtaggaaggcaataccttggAAGGATCCAGCTCGGAGTCGCTATCGTATttgttgtcgtccgccatgaagcagaggccggtgaagtccttgcccttcttcttattctttcctcccggttcatcctcctccgagctctcctccttgctgTAAGAGGTGTCAATGTCGCTAAGAGCCACCGCGAACAccctagaagccaccttggtctccttcttgatcatcttgtcgcggttcttcttgaagaagggcttcttattcttcttcttgtgcttgttgtagtcgtggtcaccgtcctccctcttcttaagcttggggcagtccaccTTAAAGTGGGTAGTgccaccacactcaaagcaagcacgagaaccacccctcctccggtctcggTGATTGTTTTAGAAGCGGGCGAACTTCTTCATAATCAGCGCAAGTTCCTCATCATTCAGCGCGTCCATCTGCTTCTCTGTGAcagaaaccaagaaagacaaagcaaattcactcaataaagtgttagcacaagaaaagtcAGCTACAGACTAGTTGCCACCACCAGGTCCGAAACCAACGTTATGTTTTGAGACAAACGATTTTCAAGACCGACctgagccgccttggctatctcgttggacttgagcttgctaaagagctcatcataagtcaatgtgtcataacttgaAGGCTATTTAATGCTCAAGATCTTTACTCCCCATATGCTACGCTCAAGAGCATAGATAAACTTGATcactctctcgtggtcagaataggaaAAAACACcggttgatcgaagattgctaacaatctcatcaaagcgagcaaactttgcatccaaagactcctcaggggccttgcacaaatatttggtattcttggttgtatgtgctttggagTCTGgctttaatctgattagtgccttcatgaaaaaCACTTAGAGTATTCTAGATTTTCCAGACAATACAGAGGTGTTGGACCCTGttaaactcattccgactcaaactagtgaacaaaatatttttggccttATTGTTGGTCTCATACTGTTCCATTTGAACCCAAGTCATGTGAGTAGCAGAGATCTCGTAGTTGAAATCAAGTACATCCCattgcactttcttggcttagaagataagcctccatgcataCATTCCACTACGAAAAATTATGACCACCAAACAGTggaatctttccacttctctccatatcatATACGGATTACAAAGCTACtaaaggtcaacaagtgatcaaactgactctgataccaattgtaggatcgagagtgacgagtagaggggggtgaataggtgtctcaacaaatttcttgcaaaattaatAGCATTCTCTATTcaatcacccaacacacctctaCAAGAGAATCATACCAAAGAACAAAACAACAAGCAGCAAAAACTCTGAATCAACCTAGAAAATTCAGAGAGTCCGGAGAAATGAGCAGAGTCTGGATTTTCCGAAGTTTCTAGAGAAATAAGCGGAGAGTTCGGAGTTTCCGGAGTTTTCGGAGAACTAAGTAGAGAGTCCGGAGTTTTAGCAGAACAACGATCGAAAAGTGAGTCTCATGGTTAgaattgaacactaggttccatagTGACccaatccatgactcatcaCCCTATAAAGGCTGAAACTTGCAAAGGAAATTCAAAGATCTAGCAAGATGGACACCGGGTAAttaaactctctaagttgattgtaCAGAAGCAAGGGGGCTCAAAACCTACACATGTACATGAGTATATGAGtgtttatacctctagcaactagaagaGTAACTTTGCAAAAGGGGTAAAAACACAGctccaaaggaaaaacaaaatcaaCAGAAAACTAGAAAAAACTACACGAGGGCAAGAGAACCAAAAGCAAGAGACTAAAAGGAGATGAACAAGATCACTtacgagaaaataaacttcatttcaAACAGAGGACAACCCTCTTTTTGGCAGATTACAGAAGTTTTTCTCTCACAAATTTTTtagcctattacaaagactaagcctACCCTTTCCTCTTATCCAAAACTTAACTCTATGCTCTTAAATAGTTAGCTCAAGGCTCTGTCttgccctacccctctattataattctagaaaacttaacccctaagttttctagctttttcccaaaatactcctctcatATAGtatacttctacctaccaccgagaaTATTTTGGcctattttcttttccattcatcggacggccgcaacactttcacgacttagcttcacttCGACACAAGTTTCGCAATGGTGCCACGTAAtcctccagtcctcctatgATTTTAAGGTCAAACAGCGAAACCCTctacacacttctcaaagcgtgacacACCACTTGCTACACATTAAGCAAGCGCTCTTATGtcaacgcgtgtactccgtcttacgatcctgACTGCCTGcaaatctctcccgctctcgatccctcgggccaccttgtcacttgcaccaatatctcttcgtttgactttgtcaacgcgtcgtcttcatccatctttcaagctttacttgacctccacgtgtaccgctaggatcacccttgatttCTCTcgtcctccttgatcgtctgacactaagcaccccacttggccctgatcatctgTCGTggaccgctaagttgcatccatcatctgcacatcatgagacaagtaaacacatatctctaacccTGTATGTAGTTAGTCCATAACCAAAATGctcaattgaaaactcaaatcaacttagagcacattccaatcaaaattaaaattccGCTCAACTGCGGACTCTCCGAAGAAAAGAGCGGACACTCCACAAAAATGCAGACTCTCTGCACAACCCAGGCAATCCGAAACACGGCAAACCAAATCgataaccttgtcaatcactcatcacatataaaccaatgcacattttaacttggtttctcatttAGGTAGCTCAAGTTCAGTAAAAGAAAGTTCGTCTCAAGTATGATCAGTAACCTCGAGCCTCAACAAACTGTTTGAGCTTGGCTCGTTAAGCTTGACCATCTTTGTGGTTAAATTTGACTCATGATTATTGCTTTTCTAGCCTTGACCAAGGTTAACAAAATTGTTTGAGATCTGGAAATTGCTACTCGgcaattttccaaaattcatgaatatcACGAAAACCGCTCAAAATATGGTAAGAATTCGTTCAAATTCACTCGGTCAAATTTCTAAATCATAGGCAAAAACCGACCAAATTGACGatttggtaaccgctcgatttgaACCAAAAACCTCTTGAATTCCATCGAAGACCAATCACATTTTCTGCATTTCATTTGTACTAAGAAACCGCTCGAATTCGATCAAAAACCGCACGATTTTATCGAAAACCGCTCAAGTTCAAGAAAAaagttcaatcttgtaaaatcgataactaattcatttgagcttcaaatcaagtgaatcaaatttttttggtttccctGTAACATTATATAcataataaaagtatttatactcataaaaaagttgtatattatctatgagaaaatgtattttccaaacctagttaaatgcatagttaattctttgctaatccaaaagtcatgaaaccaattttgttagtctt
The sequence above is drawn from the Phragmites australis chromosome 10, lpPhrAust1.1, whole genome shotgun sequence genome and encodes:
- the LOC133930351 gene encoding phytosulfokines 1-like yields the protein MMHAGRRAMALVCLLFLALLLVQDVQSRKLLWTVQEKQSHDSFGSHGTGTPTSAAEPCSGGGGSTGSADEGQAHCDTAKWAELHTDYIYTQDVKHP